GGCCCGAGAGCTGCGGATCGGTCTTCTCCGGCAGCTTGCTGTACAGGGCCTCGCCGGCGGCCTGGATCGTCAGGCGCTGCTTGAAGTCCAGCGGCCGGCGCGTCTTGACGATCACCAGGCCGCCGATGCTGCCCTCGTCCAGATCGGCCGAGGGGCTCTTGTAGACGTCCAGGCTGCCGACGATCTCGGACGGCAGCACGTCGTAGTTGAAGCTGCGGGTCTGCGGTTCGTTGAGCCACCATTCGGACGAGGCCACCGCCTGCCCGTTCAGCTGGGTCATGTTGAGGTTCTTGTCGGTGCCGCGCACGAAGATCGCCTTGCCCTCGCCCCAGATGCGGTCCACCGAGATGCCGGGCACGCGCTGCAGCGAATCGGCCACGTTCTTGTCCGGGAACTTGCCCACATCCTCGGCGCTGATCGAGTCGACGATATTGAGCGACTCGCGCTTCTCGGCCAGGTTGCGCTTCAGCGTCGCGCGCACGCCGGTGATCTCCACCGTGTCGAGCGCCTGCACCGCGGCCGCGGGCTTGTTGTCGTCGGCCGCCCAAGCGGGCACGGCGCAGGCCGCCCCCAGGGACAGCGCGATCAGGCGGGGCAGGACTTGCAGGGGGAAGGGGATGCTCGGGGCCACTTGTTTGTCTCCTGTGCTTGAGAGGATGGGGCAGGGCCGCGTACGGCCGTTGCCCTGCGCTGCGCAATGTAGGCGCGAGCACCGGCCGCGGCGCGGCACGTTGCGCTTTGATGGACTTCATTGCGGCCTTCTTACACAAGGCCCGCGCCGCGCAAGGCCCGCATGCTCCAAAACCCTGAGACCGGCGGCCGCCGGCGCGCGACAATCGCGGCCATGCAAGACGCCCTCGCCTTCCTGAAACAGCAGATCCGCACCGTGCCGGACTGGCCCGAACCGGGCGTGCAGTTCCGCGACATCACGCCGCTGCTGTCCAACCCGCGCGCCTTCCGCGTGCTGATCGACCAGTTCGTGCACCGCTACTTCGACCAGCGCCCCACGGCCATCGCCGGCCTGGACGCGCGCGGCTTCATCATCGGGTCGGTGCTGGCCTACGAGCTGAACATCGGCTTCGTGCCGATCCGCAAGAAGGGCAAGCTGCCCTTCACGACGGTGCAGGAGACCTACGAGCTGGAGTACGGCAGCGCCACCGTCGAGATGCACACCGACGCGGTGCGGGCCGGCGACCGCGTCGTGCTGATCGACGACCTGATCGCCACCGGCGGCACCATGCTGGCCGGCGCCAAGCTGCTGCAGCGCCTGGGCGCCCAGGTGCTGGAGGGCGCGGCCATCATCGACCTGCCCGAGCTGGGCGGCTCCCAGCGCCTGCGCGCCAGCGGCCTGCCGCTGTTCACGCTGGTCGATTTCGACGGACATTGATTGAGCCGGCACAAGCGAGACAAGAACCATGGCCAAGACCGTTCCCCACCTCAGCCGCGACCAGATCGCCGCCATCCTCAAGACCGCCTGGGACGACCTGCCGCCCTACAACAAGGTGCTGATGGAGCATGGCCTCG
This genomic stretch from Roseateles sp. DAIF2 harbors:
- a CDS encoding adenine phosphoribosyltransferase, giving the protein MLQNPETGGRRRATIAAMQDALAFLKQQIRTVPDWPEPGVQFRDITPLLSNPRAFRVLIDQFVHRYFDQRPTAIAGLDARGFIIGSVLAYELNIGFVPIRKKGKLPFTTVQETYELEYGSATVEMHTDAVRAGDRVVLIDDLIATGGTMLAGAKLLQRLGAQVLEGAAIIDLPELGGSQRLRASGLPLFTLVDFDGH